A genomic stretch from Microbacterium proteolyticum includes:
- a CDS encoding 5-oxoprolinase subunit B family protein — protein sequence MNAARVTPYGDSALLVESDAPHVTQRWEAAHRLGASLRASTPPGVEGIIATFDTLVVEFDPLRTDVADLTSRLLAESAAPARGTAPGREWIIPILYGGDAGPDMVAVADELGITPDDFVDQHSSASWRVAFNGAPGGAPLHEGSPFASSIRRRPEPRIRIPAGSLAVAGHQGTFYTIPAPGGWRLIGRTPLRLIAPERPEFVAIQPGDILRFRPISAAEFAATEPQFVGSRR from the coding sequence ATGAACGCCGCCCGCGTCACGCCGTACGGGGACTCGGCCCTCCTCGTCGAATCCGATGCACCGCACGTCACGCAGAGGTGGGAGGCCGCCCACCGGCTCGGCGCCTCGCTGCGCGCGTCGACTCCCCCCGGTGTGGAGGGGATCATCGCCACTTTCGACACCCTGGTGGTGGAGTTCGACCCGCTCCGGACGGATGTCGCCGATCTGACCTCCCGTCTGCTCGCGGAGAGTGCCGCCCCGGCCCGTGGGACGGCTCCCGGCCGCGAGTGGATCATCCCGATCCTCTACGGCGGCGACGCCGGCCCCGACATGGTCGCGGTCGCCGACGAACTGGGCATCACGCCCGACGACTTCGTCGATCAGCACTCCTCGGCGTCCTGGCGGGTGGCGTTCAACGGGGCACCCGGCGGCGCGCCGCTGCACGAAGGGTCGCCGTTCGCATCATCGATCCGCCGACGTCCCGAACCGCGCATCCGCATTCCGGCCGGTTCGCTCGCCGTCGCGGGTCATCAGGGCACCTTCTACACGATTCCCGCTCCCGGAGGCTGGCGACTGATCGGTCGCACCCCGCTGCGCCTCATCGCGCCCGAGCGCCCCGAGTTCGTCGCCATCCAGCCCGGCGACATCCTGCGTTTCCGTCCGATCTCGGCCGCCGAGTTCGCCGCGACCGAGCCCCAATTCGTCGGGAGTCGGCGATGA
- a CDS encoding 4-carboxy-4-hydroxy-2-oxoadipate aldolase/oxaloacetate decarboxylase: protein MPDPRYTALAALGAATVYEANGQRGAIDPAIKPLDPTSRVAGRAVTIRLEPADNWFIHVGLLHAGPGDVLVVDAGGYVEAGPWGDVLTLAAQQRGLAALVIDGAVRDSQDIIAAGFPVFTRGVCIRKTTKVQRGDVGVPVTIGGQLVHPGDAILGDADGLVVVPAVELDQAIERGHERERKENEMRRRILEGATTLDLLGLPRPR from the coding sequence ATGCCCGACCCCCGTTACACCGCCCTCGCGGCCCTCGGTGCGGCGACCGTCTACGAGGCCAACGGGCAGCGGGGTGCCATCGACCCCGCGATCAAGCCCCTGGACCCGACGTCGCGCGTGGCCGGACGAGCGGTGACCATCCGTTTGGAGCCGGCGGACAACTGGTTCATCCACGTCGGTCTTCTCCACGCGGGTCCCGGCGACGTTCTCGTCGTCGACGCCGGGGGCTACGTCGAAGCGGGTCCCTGGGGCGACGTCCTCACTCTCGCAGCGCAACAGCGGGGCCTGGCGGCTCTGGTCATCGACGGTGCCGTTCGCGACAGTCAGGACATCATCGCGGCGGGCTTCCCCGTCTTCACCCGCGGTGTGTGCATCCGCAAGACGACCAAGGTGCAGCGCGGAGACGTCGGCGTCCCGGTCACGATCGGGGGACAACTCGTGCATCCCGGCGATGCGATTCTCGGAGACGCCGACGGACTCGTCGTCGTCCCGGCCGTCGAACTCGATCAGGCCATCGAGAGGGGGCACGAGCGGGAGCGCAAGGAGAACGAAATGCGACGACGGATCCTCGAGGGAGCCACCACCCTCGATCTGCTCGGTCTGCCTCGGCCGCGCTAG
- a CDS encoding LamB/YcsF family protein codes for MTRTIDLIADVGEGYGPWGLGDDAELLPLLTSANIACGFHAGDPAVMESTVSRCRDLGVAVGAHPGFDDRRGFGRRTIEMTADEVRQDVLYQLGAISAFARAEQVPLEHVTPHGRLGNLSMTDRTYATGIVDAVEKFDPTLPIVTPPGVIVDIARARGLTVARLVLADRAYEPDGTLVSRRRPGAVLHDPEEILDRLAQLVETDTITAVDGTVIPADADSILLHGDTPGAVSLALRIRDTLRESGARIAPLREVLNP; via the coding sequence ATGACGCGCACCATCGATCTCATCGCCGACGTCGGCGAGGGGTACGGCCCCTGGGGGCTCGGCGACGACGCCGAGCTGCTTCCTCTGCTCACGTCCGCCAACATCGCCTGCGGCTTCCACGCCGGAGACCCCGCGGTGATGGAGTCGACGGTGTCGAGGTGCCGGGATCTCGGAGTCGCGGTGGGAGCCCACCCCGGGTTCGACGACCGTCGCGGGTTCGGCCGCCGCACGATCGAGATGACCGCCGACGAAGTGCGTCAGGACGTGCTCTATCAGCTGGGCGCGATCTCGGCGTTCGCACGAGCGGAGCAGGTCCCCCTCGAACACGTCACGCCGCACGGACGCCTCGGCAACCTCAGCATGACCGACCGGACCTACGCGACGGGCATCGTCGACGCGGTCGAGAAGTTCGACCCGACACTGCCGATCGTGACCCCTCCCGGCGTGATCGTCGACATCGCCCGCGCGCGCGGGCTGACCGTGGCCCGCCTGGTCCTCGCGGACCGCGCGTACGAGCCCGACGGAACGCTCGTCTCGCGACGCCGGCCCGGGGCCGTGCTCCACGATCCGGAAGAGATCCTGGACCGACTCGCCCAGCTCGTCGAGACGGACACGATCACGGCCGTCGACGGCACCGTCATCCCGGCCGACGCCGACTCGATCCTCCTCCACGGCGACACGCCGGGGGCGGTGTCCCTCGCCCTCCGCATCCGCGACACGCTCCGCGAGAGCGGAGCCCGCATCGCCCCGCTGCGGGAGGTCCTGAACCCATGA
- a CDS encoding TetR/AcrR family transcriptional regulator, whose amino-acid sequence MTDPRHLRSRAIIEDAAIRLLTREGPSAVTHQRVAAESGVGRATVYRHWPTTRELLLHTILGSELPFFVDPTVPVRDWLVASLRTLVDRLTLPEVGVATLTLMHQALWDEEVAVRRDEFFEEVERRLSASFDLARTAEGLRPALDVRAATAALIGPLIHLTLFRNSEVSDDLLAHLVADVLRDEAAVGTHVAGAGSSSPI is encoded by the coding sequence GTGACCGATCCCCGCCACCTGCGCAGCAGAGCGATCATCGAAGATGCGGCGATCCGGCTCCTGACCCGCGAGGGGCCGTCGGCCGTGACCCATCAACGCGTCGCCGCCGAGTCCGGGGTGGGGAGAGCCACGGTGTATCGGCACTGGCCGACGACCCGCGAGTTGCTCCTCCACACGATTCTGGGCAGTGAGCTCCCGTTCTTCGTCGACCCCACCGTGCCCGTTCGCGACTGGCTGGTGGCCAGCTTGCGGACCCTCGTCGACCGACTGACCCTGCCCGAAGTCGGCGTCGCGACGTTGACGCTCATGCATCAGGCCCTGTGGGACGAGGAGGTCGCGGTCCGTCGGGACGAGTTCTTCGAGGAAGTGGAACGCCGACTGTCCGCGAGCTTCGACCTCGCGCGCACCGCTGAGGGGCTGCGCCCCGCTCTCGACGTGCGTGCGGCGACGGCCGCCCTGATCGGGCCGCTCATTCACCTGACCCTCTTCCGCAACTCCGAGGTGTCGGATGACCTGCTCGCGCATCTCGTCGCCGATGTTCTCCGGGACGAAGCCGCCGTCGGCACGCACGTCGCCGGAGCTGGGTCCTCCAGCCCCATCTGA
- a CDS encoding 5-oxoprolinase subunit C family protein yields MTASLTVLEATRAAVTDLGRFGSAHLGIQVNGAADQVSARTANILVGNGDGAPVLETSLTPLGVRTQTTALIAVTGAVGAATIDGVELPLRTPVLTWPGAEVRIEPARAGVHSYLAVHGTMRGDLFRGSVAVDPLLGRGRRLAVGDSVEVDDADVNLPPFLPLFRLNAPAPEHTHTWTLDVLAGPEAGQFPGLIDALPHTVFTVGTDSDQAGTRLEGPTFRRIASDEILSRGVPLGAVEIPPAGGLIALQRGRPMTAGYPVAVVVARASHHLLAQVRPGDDVRLRLVDRADAVRRLADIDTSLSDLRRRAAAMYDACGLFDRSQTCSTLSPAQKASA; encoded by the coding sequence ATGACCGCGAGTCTCACGGTCCTCGAGGCCACCCGCGCCGCCGTGACCGATCTCGGCCGGTTCGGGTCTGCTCATCTCGGCATCCAGGTGAACGGCGCTGCCGACCAGGTGTCCGCTCGCACGGCGAACATCCTCGTCGGCAACGGCGACGGCGCACCCGTGCTCGAGACGTCCCTCACTCCCCTCGGCGTCCGCACGCAGACGACGGCACTCATCGCGGTCACCGGTGCCGTCGGCGCCGCCACGATCGACGGCGTCGAGCTGCCCCTGCGCACGCCCGTGCTCACCTGGCCCGGCGCCGAAGTGCGCATCGAGCCGGCGAGGGCCGGAGTGCATTCGTACCTCGCGGTCCACGGGACGATGCGCGGCGACCTGTTCCGCGGAAGTGTCGCCGTCGACCCCCTGCTGGGGCGCGGTCGTCGACTCGCCGTCGGCGACTCGGTCGAGGTGGACGACGCCGACGTCAACCTGCCCCCCTTCCTCCCCCTCTTCCGCCTGAACGCGCCGGCACCGGAGCACACGCACACGTGGACCCTGGACGTCCTCGCGGGCCCGGAGGCCGGACAGTTCCCGGGCCTGATCGATGCGCTGCCCCACACCGTCTTCACGGTCGGCACGGACAGCGACCAGGCCGGCACACGTCTGGAAGGCCCGACGTTCCGGCGCATCGCCTCGGACGAGATCCTCTCGCGCGGTGTCCCGCTGGGTGCGGTGGAGATCCCCCCGGCGGGCGGGCTGATCGCCCTCCAGCGTGGGCGCCCCATGACCGCCGGCTACCCCGTCGCCGTCGTCGTCGCGCGCGCCTCGCACCACCTGCTCGCGCAGGTCCGCCCCGGCGACGACGTGCGTCTGCGACTCGTCGACCGCGCCGACGCGGTGCGTCGCCTCGCCGACATCGACACGTCGCTGTCCGATCTGCGTCGGCGGGCCGCCGCGATGTACGACGCCTGCGGTCTCTTCGACCGTTCCCAAACCTGCTCCACCCTCTCACCCGCACAGAAAGCGAGCGCATGA
- a CDS encoding MFS transporter encodes MTTTSAAPQTQLSKKQLRKVVFGGSAGVFVEFFDYGIYGFLASTIALVFFPPTAPTAGIIMTWGIFALTFLVRPIGGLVIGSIADRIGRRPALVLSLTLMSGATVGIGLLPGYAVIGVAAPILLLLLRLIQGFSAGGEVASAYSFVAENAPNQSRGFLTSLPQVGSYLAMLCGTSLGVALATFLPAGSLEEWAWRVPFLVAAPLGLLGFWIRRSLDDTVAFLETKKNDDVAHNPLAETIRDKSVLRKVFFAVALALLNSSGYYILFNYMPSFLTREFGFTTGNGLAITSLSIVVMLVAMPTLARLSDRIGRKPVMLAAAATSAIAAIPGYALASTGDFGLAVLGAALMALCFAGHSALIAVCLVELFPTRVRGTAYSLGYNIATAIFGGAAPLVMTSLIAATGQTAIPAYYVVLTAVGSGIAALFMNDGARKPIQ; translated from the coding sequence ATGACCACCACCTCTGCCGCACCGCAGACGCAGCTCAGCAAGAAGCAACTCCGCAAGGTCGTCTTCGGAGGCTCCGCCGGCGTCTTCGTCGAGTTCTTCGATTACGGCATCTATGGATTCCTCGCCAGCACCATCGCGCTGGTCTTCTTCCCGCCCACCGCACCCACCGCGGGCATCATCATGACCTGGGGGATCTTCGCCCTGACGTTCCTCGTCCGCCCGATCGGCGGACTGGTCATCGGCTCCATCGCCGACCGCATCGGACGCCGCCCCGCCCTCGTCCTCTCCCTGACCCTCATGTCCGGTGCGACCGTCGGCATCGGCCTCCTGCCCGGCTACGCCGTCATCGGGGTGGCTGCCCCCATCCTCCTGCTGCTCCTGCGTCTCATCCAGGGCTTCTCCGCCGGCGGCGAGGTGGCCAGCGCCTACTCGTTCGTCGCCGAGAACGCCCCGAACCAGTCCCGCGGTTTCCTCACCTCCCTTCCCCAGGTGGGCTCCTACCTGGCCATGCTGTGCGGCACCAGTCTCGGCGTCGCCCTCGCGACCTTCCTTCCCGCCGGCTCGCTCGAGGAGTGGGCATGGCGCGTGCCGTTCCTCGTCGCCGCGCCCCTCGGCCTTCTCGGCTTCTGGATCCGCCGCAGCCTCGACGACACCGTGGCATTCCTGGAGACCAAGAAGAACGACGACGTGGCGCACAACCCGCTCGCCGAGACCATCCGCGACAAGAGCGTCCTGCGCAAGGTGTTCTTCGCCGTGGCGCTGGCCCTGCTCAACAGCAGCGGCTACTACATCCTCTTCAACTACATGCCGAGCTTCCTCACGCGCGAATTCGGGTTCACGACCGGCAACGGTCTGGCCATCACCTCGCTGTCGATCGTCGTCATGCTCGTCGCGATGCCGACGCTCGCCCGCCTGTCCGACCGCATCGGCCGCAAGCCGGTCATGCTCGCCGCCGCCGCCACCTCGGCGATCGCCGCCATCCCCGGGTACGCCCTCGCCTCGACGGGCGACTTCGGACTCGCCGTCCTCGGCGCGGCGCTCATGGCCCTGTGCTTCGCCGGTCACTCCGCCCTGATCGCGGTGTGTCTCGTCGAGCTCTTCCCCACCCGCGTGCGCGGAACCGCGTATTCCCTGGGCTACAACATCGCCACGGCCATCTTCGGCGGGGCGGCCCCGCTCGTGATGACGAGCCTGATCGCGGCGACCGGGCAGACGGCGATCCCCGCCTACTACGTCGTGCTCACCGCCGTGGGCAGCGGCATCGCCGCTCTCTTCATGAACGACGGAGCACGCAAGCCCATCCAGTGA
- a CDS encoding TetR/AcrR family transcriptional regulator → MARRPRKDVVRNNRAILRATGELLRDDPTGVNIPAVADRAGLSAPTVYRYYASTDALLGRYMIEVLAQLRDFSHECEAPGIHLFAQVLTEWGSIIEVYGSGLVQLRSRRGYLERLDAQDPLIATTREAWERPLRRLLKAEQIEEDRFESALFLLNLMFDPRDLLDLTARGHAMPDAIELMRIAYIAALREWRSLDAVRV, encoded by the coding sequence GTGGCGAGAAGGCCCCGCAAAGACGTCGTGCGAAACAACCGGGCGATCCTGCGCGCGACCGGTGAGCTTCTCCGCGATGATCCGACGGGGGTGAACATCCCCGCCGTTGCGGACAGGGCCGGTCTGTCGGCGCCGACGGTGTACCGCTACTACGCCTCCACGGACGCCCTGCTGGGGCGTTACATGATCGAGGTCCTCGCGCAGCTCAGGGACTTCTCGCACGAATGCGAGGCCCCTGGCATCCATCTGTTCGCCCAGGTCCTGACCGAGTGGGGATCGATCATCGAGGTCTACGGGTCCGGACTGGTGCAGTTGCGGTCGCGTCGCGGATATCTCGAGCGTTTGGACGCGCAGGATCCCTTGATCGCCACCACCCGGGAGGCGTGGGAGCGACCGCTGCGACGGCTGCTGAAGGCGGAGCAGATCGAGGAGGACCGCTTCGAGAGCGCCCTCTTCCTCCTGAACCTGATGTTCGACCCCCGCGATCTGCTCGACCTCACCGCACGCGGCCATGCCATGCCCGACGCGATCGAGCTGATGCGGATCGCCTATATCGCCGCTCTGCGCGAGTGGCGTTCTCTCGACGCCGTGCGCGTCTGA